The genomic window cccaggtACAAGCTGTGCTGCAGTTGGGCTCTGAGGGCCCTGGGCCTCCAAGGCCACCCTTCAGAGATGAACTGATGGCCAGGGAAGGTGGGGGTGGAGTTGCAGTACCTGGTCACATAGATAAAGGGGTGTCACCTCTTTTGTGACCTtatagagggagaaaaggaagagaggaaagatttCTCTGgatgaaggaagaaacagagcCACAAAATGCCTCAGGGACAGACCTTCCCAAAACCACATGGACCTGGGGACTTAGAGAATAACCCTGGCAATGTCCTTGGGTCTGTGTCCATAACCTTGTGACTATGAAACCAGATTCCTTAAGTCCTGGCTCCATCACTTAACTTgcttttgtgaccttgggcaggttgctCCACCTTCAGTATCTCAGTTtacttgtctataaaatggggacaacaACAGGCTTAAGTGGGTTGATAGGTGCTTGGCTCTGTGCTTTACAGAGTGGGTGCTCAGTAAGTGTGAGCTGCCACTTCTATTACTATTAATCCAccaaaaagaattccagaaaggaTTGGCTGAAAGAGAAAGTTTCTTTCTGGATGTTTGACAACATAGCTTGTTTTATACAAGTTTCTAACACTGCGTCCAGCAGCCATGGAGAGGTCAGCTTaaataaaaattcatcaaaaatCTAGTAGCAGATTCCAAACGCAGCGCATTGTCCCAAGAGTAGCTTTCAGTAGGAAATGAGCAGCTCAGGAATGAAAGACAATAAGTACACTGGGCTTTGCATTACTTAGGCGAGAGGAGGAAGGTCTGTCCAAAGGCAAACAAGAGGAAGTAAAACAATgtgcaaagagaaaattaaacccAAATTGGAAACAGGCAGGTTTGAGCCATCCCAGCTCCTCCAGGTCCTTTCATGCAGTGGAAGGAGGGCAGGCCTTTCCCTGGACCCTTGTCAGGGCCCTTGCCCCTCATACCCTCTCTCTGTTCCCAGTTGGAACGCTGTCATCGTAGATGGGCACAGCGTGGAGGAACTGTGCAAGGCCTTCGGGCAGGTGAAGAACCAGCCAACAGCCATCATTGCCAAGACCTTCAAGGGCCGAGGCATCACAGGTCTGTACATGAGCCTTCCACCTCCTGCCCTACCCATGACTGTCCCTACAGCTGACTTTAGAGCTGGAGGTTTCGGGGGGTACCACTGAAGAGCCTGCCCCTTGCTTGCTCGGTGGAGTATACCCAGTCTGGggaaggaggtgcaggagactcGGTGGGCAGGGTGGCTGAGCTGAGATTTAGGACCCTGGTTGGGTGGCCTATGGGGGTCATATATAGGCGGGAGGACTTTGAGAGGCCTCTGGGTAAGGAGAAAGGACACTCCCTGGCTGGCATTCGCAGAGCGACCTTGGCAGCTCCAGCTGTCTGCCCTGAGCCGAAGGGCTGAGGCAGGGAGCCCCAGGAGAGCTTGGGGAGACCTAGATTCTCCCCTCAGAGGTGAGCAGGGTACCCCTCATGCAATGGAAAAGGGATTCCAGAGGCTTGTGCAGGTGGGTTGCCCAGGAGGGTCTGGAAGATAGTTCCTGAGCCAGGCCTGAGAGCTCTGCAGGTCCCTCCCTAGCACCCAACCATGGGTTCCAAACCCTTGTTTAGGGCTAGGATGGCCGTTGCCATTGTAAAGAAGGGACGATGGGGGCTAGAAGTGAGCAGGAACTTGACTACAGAGTCTGGCATTAAGAGAGCTAAGTGCAGACCCTGGGCTGGCTTCACTGTGCATTGTGTCCAGCTGGCCCCCTGCCCACCAGGGGTCACATCTCTCTCTGCCTGTGTGGACTTGTGGCAGTTGAGGACGTTTCACTGGAATCTGGGAGAGGTGTACAGCCCTCTGAGCCTCTGGGAGAGGCCTCTTGGATACTGTTGCAGCCTCAGTGCTGCTGACACTCACCCTTCAGGTGTTACCACTACAGCTCCTGGGGGTGGCCTGGGTCCTTGGCTCTCCCTGGGCTGTGGTGACATCTGAGGTGACTCAGAGGAGAGGGGTACTAAGCCTCACTGGCCCTCCCACACAGCAAGGCACCTTGGCAGGGGATGACTTTTGGCAGTGCTGACCCTGCCCTGATCCTCAGCTTCCCTCCCAACTTCTTCAACAAGAGTGTGATTTTTGCAGCAGACCCCACTCTCTGCAagcttggggtggggaggtgacACAGAGAACGGGTTGGGCCAGAATGCCAGCAATATTCGTCCACCCATGCATGCCCCCTCCCACTGGGAGCTCCTGGAGGCCTGGGCCGCCACTCAGTAGGGGCCTGCAGTTGAGCGCTGGTCATCACAGTCTTCTCCTTACCCTCACATGGAGGCTGGGCCCTCCATGCTCTTCCTGGTCCCCTGGGAGCTGTCCCCTTACCTGTCTGTCCTCTGACGTTGTACCTGTAGGGATAGAAGATAAGGAGTCTTGGCATGGGAAGCCCCTCCCCAAAAATATGGCCGATCAGATCATCCAGGAAATCTACGGTCAGATCCAGAGCAAGAAGAAGATCCTGGCGACCCCCCCACAGGAGGACGCCCCCTCAGTGGACATCACCAACATCCGAATGCCCACCCCGCCCAGCTACAAAGTTGGGGACAAGGTACCCAGTTGAGCCTCCAATTTTCTGGACTGACTAGGCTGGGGTGCAACAGTACTCATTTCCAAAGAGTGGGgccaggagagagaaaagagattaGTTCAAGGTGAGGAGGAACCCTGAGATATTGCTCCTTGCAGTTCTTTCATGGGGACAGCCAGCTCTGGAGTTATTTACTTCTCTGTGCCTATATTTTGTCCCTTTTCTCCCTGGTGGAAGCTGTGGCCCAGGGGCTGAGCAGGGCTCCAGGCCTCATGCCTCCTAAGGTGCTCAGCCTACCCACTCTTTCCTCCCCACAGATAGCTACCCGCAAGGCCTATGGACAGGCCCTGGCCAAGCTGGGCCATGCTAGTGACCGCATCATCGCCCTGGATGGGGACACCAAGAACTCCACCTTCTCAGAACTCTTCAAAAAGGAGCACCCGGACCGTTTCATTGAGTGTTACATTGCTGAGCAGAACATGGTAGGCAGAGCTGGGGTCTGTGGGGTGTGGGGGCAGGGCTGAAGCCCTCCCACTCCCTTGAGCAGCTATATCGGCACGCTGGTCCTTGACCCAGCGTGGACCCATGACCTCAAGggactggtgggggtggggtgatgtgacacccaggggctgggggagtggAAACAGGGGAGCTGAACAGGGGCTACTGCGCACCAGCCAGGCATTCTGGTGGGTGGGCTTTCTCTGGGGGTAAAGGGCTCTGCAGATGGAGGGCAGGCATAGCCAGGAGGCGGGTCGTTTTAGCAAAGGCGGCTGAACTCTTACACACAGGGCTCTGGCCCTTGCCACCCTGCGGGATACAGAGATGAGAGAGTTTGGTGGACCTCTACCATGTGCATGGTTGTATTCACAAGTCCATGTCAGGGAACTGTGGTTGTTAAATAAGGAACAATGTCTTGTCCAGTTTTTCAAAATATCCGCTCCTTTctgcagaggagcccagcagggccTGCAGGCCCCTAGGAGCTGGGAACTTCCGCCCCCTGGTGGCCACGTGGCTCTATTGCACCCAACATTCTTCCTCTTAATACCTTAACTGGAAGTTGTCTCTGGCTTCTGGCCTTGGCAGCTGGAAGATCCAGACTAAACTGGTGGGGTGTGgagagggtgggggctgggggggcccCAGGTGTGCTGGGGAAGGAGGGCTCATGTCAGCTGGTGGATTTCATAACTGTGGAGCTGGTGCCGATTTGGAACCGATGCCTGCACTCAGTGCTTCTAGGCCAGGATTTGGGCCTGGAGCTTCCAGAGCTTAGGGGTGCAAGGGCTTGTCTTTGGAGAGGCCTTGGGGCAACAGGAAGATAGTGGAGGGGAACTTGCACGGGCCTGGGAGGGATGAACCATCCATGCCCCAGCTGACTAGCTTGCTCTGTGAAAGGCTTTGCTTGCTGCTAAGAAAGTATTCCCCAGGAGagtgattttttaaagagaactttTGAAATGGTTATATCAGTTCAAAGGAGTCTGGAAACAGATGGAATCCCTAGGTGCACCGGATCACTTGCATGAAAGGAGAATTAACAGTTACTAGGATGACAAAACACTCCCCTCACAGGAGGTGGCCCTGAGAAGTCCTGGGCTTCCTGGCCACCTCTCCCGCGGCGCTGACGCCATCTGCTCTGACCCCAGGTGAGCATCGCCGTGGGCTGTGCCACACGTGACAGGACGGTGCCCTTCTGCAGCACCTTCGCAGCCTTCTTTACACGGGCCTTCGACCAGATTCGCATGGCAGCCATCTCCGAGAGCAACATCAACCTCTGTGGCTCACACTGCGGTGTGTCCATCGGTGAGTGGAGCTGGGGTGCTTACACCTGTGACGTCCTCAGACTTCGGAGCAGGGTGTGGGGCCAGGAGTGCATTACATGCATGGGGTCTTACATTGACATATCCTTTCCCACACCCTAGGAGAAGACGGGCCCTCCCAGATGGCCCTGGAAGATCTGGCCATGTTTCGTTCTATCCCCATGTCAACTGTCTTTTACCCAAGTGATGGCGTGGCTACGGAGAAGGCAGTAGAATTAGCAGCCAATACAAAGGTGGGTCTCGTGACTTCTTTGTTCGGCTGCAGCTAGTCCTTCCCTAGAGAGACAGGAGGGGAGGCCAGCATGCCAGCCCAGAGCTGCTCATTTGCTGCCCCAGAATGGGTATCTCCTGACTTTGCACTGGTGGTGTAGCTTGGAGGAGCTAGACTAGGAAAAATGGAATACACACCACCCTTCCTGCTATGTGGCAGACACTGCTAATTGATCACTGTGCTCTTTGCCCATTTGAGCATCCCAGCAGCTCCTGGGATACTCCAGTCCAGCTCCCTGCCTCCATTCCGGCAGTGGAGGCTTATCTGCCCGTCCTGACCAAGAGCCACCTGCTGTTGACCAGGCAGCCCCCACGTGGTTCTCGTTCCTCTGTCTGAGGACAGGGACCGAGGCACAGCACTTGGGTAGGGGCAGCCCTTCCTGGAAGACAGTCTACCTGATAGAGACTCTTCTCTCTGGGACTTGGGGCTGGCTCTCATTCAAGAGGAGTATTTGGAGAGGCACACGCTGCAGAGGAAAGACTCCTGCCCTTGAGATTAGATGTCCTACATCCTGAAATCCTTCGTTATTCTGTTTCATTCCAGGGTATCTGCTTCATCCGGACCAGCCGCCCAGAAAATGCCATCATCTACAACAACAAtgaagatttccaaatcggacaAGCCAAGGTCAGTTGCAGTTTATGTGCCAGAGAGACCCCGTAGAGTGAACCTGAGGTCGGGACCCACCCCAGGCCACCCGTTTCTGAGCCTCACTGGCCCCCATGTTGCCCCCAGGTAATCCTGAAGAACAAGGATGACCAGGTGACTGTGATTGGTGCTGGGGTGACCCTGCACGAGGCTTTGGCAGCTGCTGACCTGCTGAAGAGAGGTAAGGAATGTGGGACCTGCAGAGTCTTAGACGGGGCACTGACTGCAGACCAGGTCTTGGGGGTGAGGAAGAATCTCATCTAATTAAATGATGAGGATATTAATAAAAGCCAGACTTGGAGCCCTTATTGTGTGCCCAGCATGCTGACCAGATCAGAAGCCCTGGGGCCTGACCATAGGACTTGAATCTACTTAGCTGGCCTCTAAGTATGTTATTCAGTATCACTGTGCCTTACCTTCCCTCAGGGCAGACTCTTAGAATGTCCCTCTGGCTTCCTCTTTAGCTTGAAAAGCATCTTTGATGGAGTTTCCTGACAGTCCAAATGCCAACATCCTGCAGcccagggcaggaggggagagaaggggtgCTCATCTTCCTGGAGGCCAGTTGCTCCCAAATCAGGCCAGGCAGGCTCCCAGGTGGAGGGGTGGGTAGCTACGTGACAGGCTCCCTCCCAGGGCGCCCATCCAAGGCCCTAAAGGAGAGACCCACAGCACCCAGCTCCTTTGCCTAACCCCTCTTCTCCCCTCACAGAAAAGATCAACATTCGCGTGTTGGACCCTTTCACCATCAAGCCCCTGGATAAGAAGCTCATTCTTGACAGTGCCCGTGCCACCAAGGGCAGGATCCTCACTGTGGAGGACCACTACTGTGAAGGTGAGAGAGCTAGTGGCACACGGCTGGACATCCAGCCCCAGCAGGAGAGCTGCAGcccaggaagcccagagcagCTGGCACCTGGGTTCTTACTAGACCTCAGGCTTGGGTTGTGGACAAGTGAACTCAATGGCTGGAACGGCTCCTTAGATCCCTGCCCGATCCAGGAAACCTGCAAGGGTTCCAGCCTTGCTAAAAGCGCACGGTGGTTATGTCCCTGAAGTTCTTGAAAGTTAAGGCTGTTGTGGAGAATCAAGCTGGGAAAGCGACACAAATATCAGACttttatgagtgtgtgtgtttgcttagttgcttcagttgtgtccgactctgcgaacccatggaccatagcccaccagactcctctgttgatggggttctccaggcaggaatactggagtgggttgccatttcctccttcaggggatcttcccgtcctgacccaggtatcgaacctgggtcttctgcattgtaggcagattctttaccactgagccacctggagaagggaatggcaatccactccagtattcttgcctgaagaattcagtGGACAGctggagcctggccagctgcagtccctggggttgcaaagagttggacatgactgagtgactcacacacatcTGGGAAGCTTCTATTAGTTCTTCACAAAGCCATCCTCTACAAGCCATTCCTTCCCTGGGGAAGAGACAGGCTTAGACCCTGAAGTCAGGTGCATACGTTCATTGGTTGATGCCCAGAAAATGGTGTTAAAAGTGATTCAGAGGCCACATTTGGGCTTATGGGGAAGAAAAAGTGCTGTGATTGGTGACGTCTGGTCTGGTTACAGGCGTGGGGCAGGGTGGAGTATATGCCCTTCCCACATCCTTAGGAAAGGGAATAAACTCAGACTGATTTGGGGCTGGGGGGCAATGAGAGGTGATGTGCCCACCACTCACCCTGAGGCTGCATTCCCTTACTCATCTCCTTTCCTTTGTCCAGGTGGCATAGGTGAGGCAGTGGCCTCTGCAGTTGTGGGAGAGCCTGGCGTCACTGTTACCCGCCTGGCGGTCAGCCAGGTGCCAAGAAGCGGGAAACCAGCGGAGCTGCTGAAGATGTTTGGCATTGACAGGGATGCCATCGCGCAGGCCGTGCGGGGCCTGGTGACCAGGGCCTAGGGTGGGCATGGGGTATGGTGTGGGAGTGACTTCTACACATTCCTGAGATCCTGGCAAAGGTGCTCAAAAGATGTACTGAGAGGAgtcataaaatatatgttttgagAAAAATGAATTGGCTCCTGAAACGTTTCTTCTTGGATATGAATGCAGCCGGTGCTGGTTCAGAGGAAGAAGGCTAAGGGGAAGGTTGGGAGCCTGGTGCACTTGGTTCTGGACCACGACCTGGGGAGGCCCCTCATCTGCCCCCGACCGTCAGCGCTGTTGCTGCCTCTAAGGCACCACCTTCCAGTCCAGAGGCAGAAACCCTCACCCTCGACTGGCTTTACAATCTAAGCTCCATCAACCCCAGAGAAGCAGAGGGATATAGGCCAGCTTATCCTGGGGAAGAAGGTGCTTCTCAGGTTGGCATCAGAACTGCAAgaggcagaaaaaaacaaaaagctctcACCCAGCACCGCAGACCAGCTCTCCTCAGTTCCAAGTGTGCAGAACTCCCTTCAACTTGTGAAAATGCCTTTCCTGTGGGACCGGGGACTCTACTGTCCAGGAGCTTCTGCTCACACTTAGCTGTGCAGACCTGAGCTCCCAGGACCACCGCTGATTTCTCCCTTGCTccctgggctcagctgggctAGTCCTTGTTGCACTTAGTCATtctgtcatgcctgactcttcgcaacctttttgggctgtagctcactaggctactctgtccatggggtttttcaggcaagaatactggagtgggttgccatttcctcctccagggggtcttcccaacccagagattgaaccctcatctcctttgTTGCCTgctttgtaggtggattcttgatctgctgagccatcagggaagtccttgcttATAGCCAAATGTATAGAATCTTATTCTGACCTAGGACAAACTAATGCCAGGGAAAGAGGGCTGGGTACTCCCAGCCACTGGCGGAGTTCCCAGGAAATCCTTGAGTCTTCGGGGAGATGAGACATTCACAGGCATGTCCACTTGTCTGCCTAACACTCTGGACAATATGAATAAGTCACACCCACATTCAGCAAGCTGCTGCTCACAGGTACTCAGCCAGGTTTGGCTGGGCCAGGGGCTGTGTGCCTACCTCTGATACCAATTCCAGAGGGTGCCAGGAAGAGCAGGGGTGGAGAAGAGCCCTGGGCCAGGGCTTGTCTGCCTGCTGGTGCCAACTAGAGGTGACTAAACACTAGAAGCAGCAAAAGTCAGGGTGACTACCAGGGAGGCTGGCACCAGGCACCATAAGAAGCCCACACGGGTAAAGGGAGGAGGGGAACAGAcagccctctcttcctgcctgcccAATGGGGTGGGGGAAGAAGATAGTTCTCAGCCAGAACTCTGGATCCTGATGTAACCATGATGCCCCTTTTATTGAATATAAACCATAAGAGTAAGGAAATCCTTGGCAGTCTGCAGAACAGCTTGGGGACAGGGAGCTAGAGGGGTGGGTGCCACCTGGTGGTCATCCCTGGTATCGTGATGCTTGGAATGGCTCCTCAAGGTAGGGCTGAAAATGGGAGTGGGGCAGGGGTTGTCCCAGGACTGGGGGGAGCAGCCAGTTAGGAAGGGTGAGGAGTGGGGAGTGAAGGTGTCATGGCCTAACACCTGCAAGCCAGCGCTTTATGTGTACATATCTATGTAGCACTTGCAAGAGATTATCCCCATCTTTCAGAAGACAACTGAGACTTGAATGAGACACCTGTTACCCCAGCACAGTAAAGggtagagctgggattagaaGCTACGTCTCTCTGACTCCAGAAGCCCCGACATCTGCACCCTACTACCCCTCGGCCCCCCTAGAGAAGGGTCTTGGGTCCTCCTGCAGGACTATGACCATGGGGAatgtggagggaggagcctgaagCTCAGATTCTGTCATCTGTCAGCAAAGCCACCTGTGGTCCTTGGGGCCTAAGGCCCATGCAGAGAAGTTTCCAGAAGCAAACGatgagactttcctggtgatccagtggttaagaatcagcctgccaatgcaagggacacaggttcaatccctggcctgagaagatcccacctgcttcaGACCCACtcagcccatgggccacaactaccaaagcctgtgtgcctagagtgCATGCTCCGCAACAGGGGAAGACACcatagctagagaaagccctctcaGCCAAGAAGACCCtccacagccaaaataaaataaatatatatatatttttaagcagAAGGAGGGGAACAGAAATTCATCCACAGGTCACTGACCACCCCCTAACATACACCCAGGCCAAGGGTggtggaaacccagagcccccaTTCTTTACCCAGGTCtcactgcaaaaagaaaaaaaaaaaagagcaacatAGTTTCCAACACTGGCAATTGTTTGACCCCAGAAAAGGTCTTTCTGCCTCAGTCCTCAAAATACCAAGGGTCAGTTTATTAGTAAATAAGTCGTACACAGCCCATTTTTATGTTGCTTTCAGATCTTAACATGcaatttttttcacatattttcacGGGAGTAGGAGGCAGCCAATCAGAGTTTTAACAAAAACGTCCTATCTGTATGCGGCACCTTAAATTCAAGACGTTTGCACCTCTGCTCCCCCATGCCCAAAAGACTGAGAAAACCACCACCCAGTTCAGAACTGGGTGAGTAGCTTTTTGTTGCTCTTGTTTCATACCATTGctcactttctctttttataaatttaatttaatttatttatttggttgcaccaggtcttaactgaggcatgtggggtctagttccctgatcagggattgaactctggccccctgcactggcagcgtggattcttagccactggactgccagggaagtccctggatgagCAGGTCTATCCCCACAAGTGGTATCTGGAGACAAGCCAGGACCTCTACACCTGCACAAACCCAGATCCACTAGGCTAAGGATGAGGACGGTTGACGTTTAGACTCACCAGGAATTCCATTTTAGCTGATCCCGGGAACACAGACCTCAGCAACTAGCCTGTCTCTCCATCACCTCAGAGGTCCAAGTCACATCACTTTGTGGGAAGCTGGGGCCCATGTGGAGGAGGAGCCTGCACCCCCAGTGACAGGGTCAGGGAGGGGCTGACTCATGGACCAAGACCCTGGGTTGCAGCAATGGTTCCCAGTAGTCACACAGCACTGAGGCTTCAAGATGCATCCTGGGACAAACAGGAAGGTTTTGGGCAATTACTCACCCCCAATCCCTGCCACCCCGCCACCCCTGCCCATGGGCCTGGACAGAATTCTCTCCCAGTAACTCCAGGCCTCACTGACTttgcttactgtggctcagatgctcagtcatgtccaactctttgtgaccctgtggactgtagcccaccaggctcctctgtccatgggattctcctggcaagaatactggagtggggtatcctctgccaggggatcttccccacccagggattgaacccaggtctctcatttCTCCCAAACATGCCACCTTTTGCCTTCATCCTGCTCCAGACCTCCGTCATCTCTTTTTTCACAGAGCACAGTCAGTGAGGACGCCTTCTGAcctcagcccccgcccccagctcatTCTCTACATAGCAACTCAAGGAGAAGCTTCTAGAACCTGACACAAGCACTTACCAGTCAAGCACATTGCCTCCGTCATGACTCCCACTGGATGAAGACCAGCCTCTGGCTGAGCCCCTGAATGACCTCCTGCCCTGCTCCAGCCTCACTTCAAACCATCTCCCCCTGGCTCTCCGGCCCCAGCCGCAGCCCAGCTTCCGCCACTTCCGCCACGGGCTCTCCCacttcctcttctgcctccccGGCCGCGCACGCGCGTCCCCACCCCCGGCTGCGTCGCTGCTGGAACACTTAGTGGTGGGGAGAACACGAGGCAGTTTGACAATAGGAAGAAAAGGGAGAcccaagaggaggaagagaaagcttTGGGCCGGGGTCGGGAGTCAGAAAAGACTTCTGGGAGGAGACGGCACCTAAGCCAAGCCTTCCGGGGGCAGACCGGGGTTCTGACCAGAGCGTGAgttgtgggaggggcagggatgggggccAGGGCCTCTCAGGAGGATGGCGCAGCCTATTTGGGTGACAGCCCACACCTAGTGTGACTAGAGGGCACACGTTGTGGTGTGGGGATTCGGTAGGGGATGTGGGTAGGGGAAGAATGCACCCTTGAAGGCTGGCTTCACTAATGTAGATCTCGACTCTGCCTAAGAGGACTTCCAGTTTTACTTTCTCAGGAAGAGGaacttctttgtttccttttccaaccagtattttattaaatgctttcCATGGCCTGGGTCCTGTGCAAAGAATCCAAAGCTGGGCTGGCCCAAAACTGTGTCCTCCAGACCAGTGATTCCCCAAACTTGGCTAAGGAACAGAATGGGAGATTGCCACACAAATCAAGTCCTAGGCCCAGAAAATCACCTCTCTGTGACTTTCCTTAGCAAAGATAAGATAGACTGAAATTCTCATAAAAGGATCCCCTAAaccaagagaaagcaaaaagtaTAAGTGCATAGAGTAGTtgaaatacacttttttttctttatggccaCACCTCGTGGCTTGTGGCCtcttagcagtgaaagcatggagtcctaaaaccactggactgccagggaatcagTCCCTTGGAGTATAGCATAATTAGACTTTTCCACAGATTCCGAACCTCCCAAACCAAAAAGGTCATCTTTCTGTTCACACCCCCTTTTAcaaaagtcaatcctaaagtaaatcaaccctgaatatgcattggaaggactgatgctcaagcttcaatactttggccacctggtgtgaagagctgactcattttaaaagaccctgatgctgggaaagattgaaggcaggaggagaaggggacaacagaggatgaggtggttggatggcattaccaactcaatggacatgaatttgaacaaactccaggaggtggtgaaagacagggaagcctggtatattgcagtccacagggttgcagagacacaactgagtgactgaacaacagctgagAAATCTGCAAGCAAGCCCAAACAACAGTCATAATTTCCAAGTCCACTCACCCTCTTCCCTGCCACCTTTGGAGATAATCAAGATATTCTGGTGGTGAAAACTATGTTCCTCCACGTTGTTGCCTTACCATCCATTATCCGTGcattctctccccatctctcttccCTTCCATGCCCCTCCAGTTTCAAACATAGTAAAGTAACAGAAGGCTGGAGCATGAAGCAGGgggagaaattttatattttaagcatTTAGTATTTTAATCAGCAGTTGCCAGCAAATGACAGATAAGGTGCAGCTTTTCTtaagtaaatatttctaaattctcCTGCTTTGGGGGGTTACCTAGGAAATAGCCTTTCTTGGATCTCTGGTTGGGAGAAATCCCTCCTGGCCTCTTCTGTATTTCTTCCTTTCATAAAGCAATTATATCTATTACCTTCTCTCATGGTGATTTAATCTAAACTGTGAAATCCTTAAAACCAGGGTAATTTTCttgctcatttttttctctacataGCCAGTAGCATGCTGTGTTGTGTACAGGGCAGATGTCACATGAATGGCTGTCCACCAAAGTGAGTAAATGAGAAATGAGTAGCTGGGACTTCCCTtgcaatccagtggttaatacAGGAGGTCCAACGTAGGGGgtgttggtttgatccctagttgaggaactaaggtcccacatgccatgggatgtggctgaatttttttttttaataaataaatagaaatgaataGCAAAAGAGTACAAGTAACCTGAGAAAATTTCATTGAGGTAGTTGAGAAGGGTGCATGCAGATGCATTGCAAATTTCCTGTACTTCATTGTCTACAGAAATAGTTTTCCTGCCTTGGATCCACCCTTATAGCAATAGTGACATTTTTATAAAGCAGTGTTAAATCATGTGACCTCTGGAACTAAGATGGCCTCCATTTGCAATTCTAGAAAATAGTTCACCAAAACTTCATTACTATACCAGGTCATCCATACTGTTGTGCTTGGGATTCACTGAGCTTCTTGGATCTTGTTTTCATCAAGTTTAGAAATTTTTCTGCCATTATTTCTTCCAATATTTTTTCTGTACCATCCTCTCTTTATATTTCAGAGATTCCACTTAGATACACGTTAGATTGCTTGAAATTGTACCACGACTTACTGGTGCTATTaattccaccaccaccaccacccccacccatcTC from Capricornis sumatraensis isolate serow.1 chromosome 10, serow.2, whole genome shotgun sequence includes these protein-coding regions:
- the TKT gene encoding transketolase isoform X3, translated to MEAYHKPDQQKLQALKDTANRLRISSIQATTAAGSGSAAEIMAVLFFHTMRYKALDPRNPHNDRFVLSKKQAFTDVATGSLGQGLGAACGMAYTGKYFDKASYRVYCMLGDGELSEGSVWEAMAFASIYKLDNLVAILDINRLGQSDPAPLQHQMDVYQKRCEAFGWNAVIVDGHSVEELCKAFGQVKNQPTAIIAKTFKGRGITGIEDKESWHGKPLPKNMADQIIQEIYGQIQSKKKILATPPQEDAPSVDITNIRMPTPPSYKVGDKIATRKAYGQALAKLGHASDRIIALDGDTKNSTFSELFKKEHPDRFIECYIAEQNMVSIAVGCATRDRTVPFCSTFAAFFTRAFDQIRMAAISESNINLCGSHCGVSIGEDGPSQMALEDLAMFRSIPMSTVFYPSDGVATEKAVELAANTKGICFIRTSRPENAIIYNNNEDFQIGQAKVILKNKDDQVTVIGAGVTLHEALAAADLLKREKINIRVLDPFTIKPLDKKLILDSARATKGRILTVEDHYCEGGIGEAVASAVVGEPGVTVTRLAVSQVPRSGKPAELLKMFGIDRDAIAQAVRGLVTRA
- the TKT gene encoding transketolase isoform X4 — its product is MEAYHKPDQQKLQALKDTANRLRISSIQATTAAGSGHPTSCCSAAEIMAVLFFHTMRYKALDPRNPHNDRFVLSKGHAAPILYAVWAEAGFLPESELLNLRKISSDLDGHPVPKQAFTDVATGSLGQGLGAACGMAYTGKYFDKASYRVYCMLGDGELSEGSVWEAMAFASIYKLDNLVAILDINRLGQSDPAPLQHQMDVYQKRCEAFGWNAVIVDGHSVEELCKAFGQVKNQPTAIIAKTFKGRGITGIEDKESWHGKPLPKNMADQIIQEIYGQIQSKKKILATPPQEDAPSVDITNIRMPTPPSYKVGDKIATRKAYGQALAKLGHASDRIIALDGDTKNSTFSELFKKEHPDRFIECYIAEQNMVSIAVGCATRDRTVPFCSTFAAFFTRAFDQIRMAAISESNINLCGSHCGVSIGEDGPSQMALEDLAMFRSIPMSTVFYPSDGVATEKAVELAANTKGICFIRTSRPENAIIYNNNEDFQIGQAKVILKNKDDQVTVIGAGVTLHEALAAADLLKREKINIRVLDPFTIKPLDKKLILDSARATKGRILTVEDHYCEGGIGEAVASAVVGEPGVTVTRLAVSQVPRSGKPAELLKMFGIDRDAIAQAVRGLVTRA
- the TKT gene encoding transketolase isoform X1 translates to MEAYHKPDQQKLQALKDTANRLRISSIQATTAAGSGHPTSCCSAAEIMAVLFFHTMRYKALDPRNPHNDRFVLSKGHAAPILYAVWAEAGFLPESELLNLRKISSDLDGHPVPKQAFTDVATGSLGQGLGAACGMAYTGKYFDKASLPSWAPSYRVYCMLGDGELSEGSVWEAMAFASIYKLDNLVAILDINRLGQSDPAPLQHQMDVYQKRCEAFGWNAVIVDGHSVEELCKAFGQVKNQPTAIIAKTFKGRGITGIEDKESWHGKPLPKNMADQIIQEIYGQIQSKKKILATPPQEDAPSVDITNIRMPTPPSYKVGDKIATRKAYGQALAKLGHASDRIIALDGDTKNSTFSELFKKEHPDRFIECYIAEQNMVSIAVGCATRDRTVPFCSTFAAFFTRAFDQIRMAAISESNINLCGSHCGVSIGEDGPSQMALEDLAMFRSIPMSTVFYPSDGVATEKAVELAANTKGICFIRTSRPENAIIYNNNEDFQIGQAKVILKNKDDQVTVIGAGVTLHEALAAADLLKREKINIRVLDPFTIKPLDKKLILDSARATKGRILTVEDHYCEGGIGEAVASAVVGEPGVTVTRLAVSQVPRSGKPAELLKMFGIDRDAIAQAVRGLVTRA